One part of the Granulicella arctica genome encodes these proteins:
- the bglX gene encoding beta-glucosidase BglX, with protein sequence MGPCTARLHLRNLLFAATLPLTIAAIGQTTPQHTPQNGPRADIFTPATIKRADALLKQMTTDEKLGQLNQLFVFDPSASIDDFVRKGQVGSLLFVTDPASINRFQHLAVDNSRLHIPLIFGFDVIHGFRTIFPIPLAMASSWDPETVERAQTIAAAEARSVGIDWAFAPMLDIARDPRWGRIMEGAGEDPYLGAAIARAQVRGFQGPAIGTPDHLLACMKHFAGYGAAEGGRDYDASYISDAQLHNVYLPPFHAAVEAGVGSVMSAYMDLNDIPATGNHWLQTEVLRDDWGFQGFVVSDANAVKSLENHGFAKDPADAALRAFNAGVNMEMAIDKTAYSTLPDAYKQGRITLKQIDAAVKPILEAKIQLGLFENPYVDLPHSQQVLNDPAHRVEALRAAEHSAVLRRNENNLLPLAKSTYKSIAVIGPLANGKHDTIGSWAFQEDPNEAVTVLEGLHAKLDATTKIDYAPGVQIKRFFPSFFDEIFHEPKRIDWTPEQAKAEFDKAVDLARSSDLTILTLGETQDMSGEAASRSSLALPGEQEKLLETIASLNKPVVLVLLNGRPLDITWASEHIPAILEAWYPGTQGGTAIANLLTGDAVPGGKLPLSWPRNVGQIPINYTHNLTQDASKQGERYWNEPSTPLYPFGYGLSYSAFSFSNLKVTEPENKVGQPVHVSVDVENTGSIPADEVAQLYIHQQYGSASRPVRELKGFRRITLAPHAKTTVDFTLTPADLSYWNAGSRSWVQDASTFDLWAGDSSAATLHTTFNRAR encoded by the coding sequence ATGGGACCCTGCACCGCTCGCCTCCACCTTCGCAATCTCCTCTTCGCTGCAACGCTTCCGCTAACCATAGCCGCCATCGGGCAGACAACTCCGCAGCACACCCCGCAGAACGGCCCACGAGCCGACATCTTCACCCCCGCCACCATCAAGCGCGCCGACGCTCTGCTGAAGCAGATGACCACCGACGAGAAGCTCGGCCAGCTCAACCAGCTCTTCGTCTTCGACCCCTCAGCTTCCATCGACGACTTCGTCCGCAAAGGCCAGGTCGGCTCCCTGCTCTTCGTCACCGACCCGGCAAGCATCAACCGGTTCCAGCACCTCGCCGTCGACAACTCCCGCCTGCACATCCCGCTCATCTTCGGCTTCGACGTCATCCACGGCTTCCGCACCATCTTCCCCATCCCGCTGGCCATGGCGTCGTCCTGGGACCCCGAAACCGTCGAGCGCGCCCAGACCATCGCCGCCGCCGAGGCCCGCTCCGTCGGCATCGACTGGGCCTTCGCGCCTATGCTCGACATCGCCCGCGATCCACGCTGGGGCCGCATCATGGAGGGCGCCGGCGAAGACCCCTACCTCGGCGCCGCCATCGCCCGCGCCCAGGTACGCGGCTTCCAAGGACCGGCCATCGGCACACCCGACCACCTCCTTGCCTGCATGAAGCACTTCGCCGGCTACGGAGCCGCCGAAGGTGGCCGCGACTACGACGCCTCCTACATCTCCGATGCGCAACTGCATAACGTCTACCTGCCGCCCTTCCACGCCGCAGTGGAGGCTGGCGTCGGCTCCGTCATGAGCGCCTACATGGACCTGAACGACATCCCCGCCACCGGCAACCACTGGCTCCAGACCGAGGTCCTGCGTGACGACTGGGGCTTCCAGGGCTTCGTCGTCTCCGATGCCAACGCCGTCAAGAGCCTCGAAAACCACGGCTTCGCGAAAGACCCCGCCGACGCCGCCCTCCGCGCCTTCAACGCCGGAGTCAACATGGAGATGGCCATCGACAAGACCGCCTACTCCACCCTCCCCGACGCCTACAAGCAAGGCCGCATCACCCTCAAGCAGATCGACGCGGCCGTAAAGCCCATCCTCGAAGCCAAGATCCAGCTCGGCCTCTTCGAGAACCCCTACGTTGACCTGCCCCACTCGCAGCAGGTCCTCAACGACCCGGCCCATCGCGTCGAAGCCCTCCGCGCAGCAGAGCACTCCGCGGTCCTTCGGCGCAACGAAAACAATCTTCTCCCCCTGGCGAAGTCCACCTACAAGAGCATCGCCGTCATCGGCCCACTCGCCAACGGCAAGCACGATACCATCGGCTCCTGGGCCTTCCAGGAAGACCCCAACGAAGCCGTCACCGTCCTCGAAGGGCTGCACGCAAAGCTCGACGCCACCACCAAAATCGACTACGCCCCCGGCGTCCAGATCAAGCGCTTCTTCCCCTCCTTCTTCGACGAGATCTTCCACGAGCCCAAGCGCATCGACTGGACACCCGAGCAGGCCAAAGCCGAATTCGACAAAGCCGTCGATCTCGCCCGCAGCTCCGACCTCACCATCCTCACCCTCGGCGAGACCCAGGACATGAGCGGCGAGGCCGCCTCCCGCTCCTCACTCGCTCTCCCCGGCGAGCAGGAAAAACTCCTCGAGACCATCGCCTCCCTCAACAAACCCGTCGTCCTCGTCCTCCTAAACGGCCGCCCACTCGACATCACCTGGGCCTCCGAGCACATCCCCGCCATCCTCGAAGCCTGGTACCCCGGCACACAAGGCGGCACCGCCATCGCCAACCTCCTCACCGGCGACGCAGTCCCCGGCGGCAAGCTGCCCCTCAGCTGGCCCCGCAACGTCGGCCAGATCCCCATCAACTACACCCACAACCTCACCCAGGACGCCAGCAAGCAGGGCGAGCGCTACTGGAACGAACCCAGCACCCCGCTCTACCCCTTCGGCTACGGCCTCAGCTACAGCGCCTTTAGCTTCTCGAACCTGAAGGTCACCGAGCCCGAGAACAAAGTCGGCCAACCCGTCCACGTCTCCGTCGACGTCGAAAACACCGGCTCCATCCCCGCCGATGAGGTCGCCCAGCTCTACATCCACCAGCAGTACGGCAGCGCCTCACGCCCCGTGCGCGAGCTCAAAGGCTTCCGCCGCATCACCCTCGCCCCCCACGCCAAAACCACCGTCGACTTCACCCTCACCCCAGCCGACCTCAGCTACTGGAACGCCGGCAGCCGAAGCTGGGTGCAAGACGCATCCACCTTCGACCTCTGGGCCGGAGACAGCTCCGCCGCCACCCTCCACACCACCTTCAACCGCGCTCGCTAA
- a CDS encoding SDR family NAD(P)-dependent oxidoreductase: MLLMNPVEDQTSHFATYPSLRNRIVLITGGGSGIGASAVEHFARQGSRVAFFDRALEPSAALVEQLTPLSLHAPVFFPCDLTDISALQQAIADVTAQLGAPQVLINNAGSDDRHLFEEVTLAYWDERMAVNLRHQFFAAQAVAPAMKAAGAGSILNISSISWMIPGENVPVYNTAKAGVVGMTRSLARELGKAGVRVNCVLPGAILTDRQRRLWNTPEYEAEIFASQCLKRNLLPEEVSRLLLFLAADDSSAITNQSYIIDGGWM; encoded by the coding sequence ATGCTCCTCATGAACCCGGTTGAAGATCAAACCAGCCACTTCGCTACCTACCCAAGCCTGCGCAACCGCATCGTTCTCATCACAGGAGGCGGCTCCGGCATCGGCGCCTCCGCCGTCGAGCACTTCGCCCGGCAAGGCAGCCGCGTAGCCTTCTTCGACCGCGCACTCGAACCCTCCGCCGCACTGGTCGAGCAGCTCACGCCGCTCAGCCTTCACGCTCCGGTCTTCTTCCCCTGCGATCTGACCGACATCTCCGCGCTCCAGCAGGCCATCGCCGACGTGACCGCACAGCTCGGCGCGCCCCAGGTGCTCATCAACAACGCCGGCAGCGACGACCGCCACCTCTTCGAAGAGGTCACCCTCGCCTACTGGGACGAGCGCATGGCCGTCAACCTGCGCCACCAGTTCTTCGCCGCGCAGGCCGTAGCTCCCGCAATGAAGGCCGCCGGGGCAGGCTCCATCCTCAACATCAGCTCCATCTCCTGGATGATCCCCGGAGAAAACGTCCCCGTCTACAACACCGCAAAGGCCGGAGTCGTCGGCATGACGCGCTCTCTCGCCCGCGAGCTGGGCAAAGCCGGAGTCCGCGTCAACTGCGTCCTCCCCGGAGCGATCCTCACCGACCGCCAGCGCCGCCTCTGGAACACCCCCGAGTACGAGGCCGAAATCTTCGCCTCCCAATGCCTCAAGCGCAACCTCCTGCCCGAGGAGGTCTCGCGGCTGCTTCTCTTCCTCGCCGCCGACGACAGCTCCGCCATCACCAACCAGAGCTACATCATCGACGGTGGCTGGATGTAG
- a CDS encoding nuclear transport factor 2 family protein, with translation MEEEQIRAALNAHWHASAVGDANAEHDIYDDDAICDYPQSGERILGRANLQALRSHHPGKPSGFNVKRILGKGDLWITEYTIIYQGRPAYTVSMMEFRNGKVVHETQYFADPFDAPAWRSQWVQRIT, from the coding sequence ATGGAAGAAGAACAGATACGTGCAGCGCTGAATGCGCACTGGCATGCATCGGCAGTCGGCGATGCAAATGCGGAACACGATATTTACGATGACGATGCCATCTGCGACTATCCCCAGTCAGGCGAGCGAATCCTCGGTCGAGCCAATTTGCAGGCATTGCGGAGTCATCACCCCGGCAAACCGTCAGGTTTCAACGTCAAGCGAATTCTCGGAAAAGGCGATCTCTGGATCACGGAATACACCATCATCTACCAGGGCCGACCGGCATACACCGTCAGCATGATGGAGTTCCGCAACGGTAAAGTCGTACACGAGACACAATATTTCGCAGACCCCTTCGACGCTCCTGCCTGGCGAAGCCAATGGGTTCAGCGGATCACATGA
- a CDS encoding aldo/keto reductase: MTESSDLRLTKRPLNNDGGHIPALGFGTLIPDAAVTITATRDALEAGFRHFDCAERYRNEREVGEALQAGLAAGGIAREDIFVTTKLWNTNHRPERVEPAFEASLGRLRLNYLDLYLIHTPFAFQPGDEQDPRDQNGNVIYDKEVTLLDTWRALESLVDHGKCRAIGLSDITLDGLLPLYESARIKPAVVQVESHPYLPETELLDFCKEKGIVLLAFAPLGHGMRPGLLEDPVISAIAARVGKTPAQVLLAWAVQRGTAVLTTPKAAARARENFDISALPEDALDEINRIQTRQRLNDVVKTGSPGFIPRGRS; the protein is encoded by the coding sequence ATGACTGAATCTTCGGATCTTCGGCTGACGAAAAGGCCGCTGAACAACGACGGCGGCCATATACCGGCACTCGGTTTTGGCACCCTCATTCCCGACGCTGCCGTGACAATCACTGCGACCAGAGATGCGCTGGAAGCCGGATTTCGACACTTCGATTGCGCGGAACGATACCGCAACGAGCGCGAGGTAGGCGAGGCGTTGCAGGCAGGACTTGCCGCTGGAGGGATCGCACGCGAAGACATCTTCGTTACCACAAAGTTGTGGAATACCAATCATCGGCCCGAGCGCGTCGAACCGGCCTTCGAAGCGAGTCTTGGCAGACTCAGGCTCAACTATCTGGACCTCTATCTCATTCACACTCCATTTGCATTTCAACCAGGCGACGAGCAGGACCCGCGAGATCAAAACGGCAATGTCATCTACGACAAGGAAGTGACTTTGCTCGACACATGGAGGGCGTTGGAAAGTCTTGTAGACCATGGCAAATGTCGTGCCATCGGACTGTCTGACATCACCCTGGACGGACTGTTGCCCCTCTACGAATCTGCAAGAATCAAGCCGGCTGTGGTTCAAGTCGAATCCCATCCGTACCTGCCGGAGACGGAACTTCTGGACTTCTGTAAAGAGAAGGGCATTGTGCTTTTGGCCTTCGCTCCATTGGGTCACGGAATGAGGCCGGGGCTGCTTGAAGATCCAGTCATCTCGGCGATCGCTGCACGCGTTGGGAAGACACCGGCACAGGTTCTGCTGGCATGGGCGGTCCAACGTGGTACGGCTGTGCTCACCACGCCTAAAGCTGCGGCCCGCGCGAGAGAGAATTTCGACATCTCTGCCCTTCCGGAAGACGCACTTGACGAGATCAATCGCATTCAGACCAGACAGAGGCTCAATGATGTGGTGAAGACCGGCAGCCCGGGCTTCATTCCACGAGGTAGATCGTGA
- the yajC gene encoding preprotein translocase subunit YajC yields MLAMWLQGLAGFGNLSGLALPVIFFVVLYFLMIAPNQRKQKKWQEMLGQLKSGDKVTTNGGIRGTVVSVKDDVVVIRVLPDGVKLEFVKSAIAAVTTPDAE; encoded by the coding sequence ATGCTGGCGATGTGGTTGCAGGGATTGGCAGGGTTTGGGAACTTGAGCGGGCTTGCGCTGCCGGTCATCTTCTTTGTGGTGCTCTACTTTTTGATGATTGCTCCCAACCAAAGGAAGCAAAAGAAGTGGCAGGAGATGCTGGGGCAGCTCAAGTCCGGCGATAAGGTCACCACCAATGGCGGGATTCGCGGCACTGTGGTCTCGGTGAAGGATGATGTTGTGGTGATTCGAGTGCTCCCCGATGGCGTCAAGCTGGAGTTCGTCAAGAGCGCGATTGCGGCGGTCACGACTCCGGACGCGGAGTAA
- the secD gene encoding protein translocase subunit SecD — protein sequence MGKNLAGKTASIIAILVVACFGFVGIPHGSLKESIRRNIHLGLDLKGGVHLVLQVKVAEAVSGQTDNDVARLEADLEKAGIVGASVGKLDPTHLDTITISGTPLAKSSDVRSVLADNSYATYAVASNPDGSWKLTMKPSAVKDIEARALETSIETISERINKLGVSEPTVQQYGLGANEILIELPDVSDPARVQDIIQSTARLEIHQVAGGPYASDQDALQANSGVIPPDSVLMKGSGTTGGADQVWLLKRVSVVSGNDFRDAQPSTDENGRPDITFTLTTAAGNTFYKYTDANKGTGSMAIVLDNRVREVAGIQGAIRDTGRISGGGFTQQSAADLSLMLRTGALPASLEFLETRTVGASLGAASIRQGVEAAIGGMLLVMVALLIYYRGAGVNAILALILNLILLLGFMGYSGSVLTLPGIAGVILTIGMGVDSNVLIFERIREEMRLGKTAASAVQSGFAHAWITIIDTHVTTIVSAMILFLFGTGPVRGFAVTLAVGLLANLFTAVFVSRVIFDAVLAKKERGAALSI from the coding sequence ATGGGCAAGAATCTGGCCGGCAAGACGGCATCTATCATCGCAATTCTGGTTGTGGCCTGCTTCGGTTTCGTGGGCATTCCCCACGGCAGCCTGAAGGAGTCGATTCGGCGCAACATTCACCTTGGACTCGACCTGAAGGGCGGCGTCCACCTGGTGCTTCAGGTCAAGGTGGCCGAGGCAGTTTCGGGGCAGACGGATAACGACGTCGCGCGGCTGGAGGCCGATCTCGAGAAGGCCGGTATCGTGGGGGCGTCTGTCGGCAAGCTGGACCCGACGCATCTGGATACGATCACTATCTCGGGGACGCCGCTTGCGAAGTCGAGCGATGTCCGCAGCGTGCTGGCCGACAACAGCTATGCGACCTATGCTGTTGCCAGCAACCCTGATGGAAGCTGGAAGCTGACGATGAAGCCGTCGGCGGTGAAGGACATCGAGGCGCGTGCGCTCGAAACGTCGATTGAGACGATCAGCGAGCGCATCAACAAGCTCGGTGTCAGCGAGCCGACGGTTCAGCAGTATGGCCTGGGTGCGAACGAGATTCTGATCGAGCTGCCGGATGTGTCCGATCCTGCGCGGGTGCAGGACATCATCCAGTCGACGGCTCGGCTTGAGATTCATCAGGTTGCGGGTGGTCCGTATGCGAGCGATCAGGATGCGTTGCAGGCGAATAGCGGCGTGATTCCTCCGGACTCCGTGCTGATGAAGGGAAGCGGTACGACTGGCGGCGCGGATCAGGTCTGGTTGCTGAAGCGGGTGAGCGTGGTGTCGGGTAACGACTTCCGCGACGCGCAGCCTTCGACGGACGAGAATGGCCGTCCGGACATTACCTTTACGCTGACCACTGCGGCCGGTAACACTTTTTACAAGTATACGGATGCAAACAAGGGTACGGGCTCGATGGCGATCGTGCTCGACAACCGCGTTCGCGAGGTTGCCGGGATTCAGGGGGCGATTCGCGATACGGGCCGCATCTCGGGCGGCGGCTTTACGCAGCAGTCGGCAGCAGATCTTTCGCTGATGCTCCGCACGGGCGCTCTTCCGGCTTCACTTGAGTTTCTTGAGACGCGTACGGTTGGAGCGAGCCTTGGTGCGGCGTCCATTCGTCAGGGTGTCGAGGCTGCGATTGGCGGCATGTTGCTGGTCATGGTGGCCCTACTGATCTACTATCGTGGCGCCGGTGTCAATGCGATTCTGGCGCTGATCCTGAACCTGATCCTGTTGCTTGGGTTCATGGGGTATTCGGGATCAGTGCTGACGCTGCCGGGTATTGCGGGTGTCATTCTGACCATCGGTATGGGCGTCGACTCGAACGTGCTGATCTTCGAGCGTATTCGTGAAGAGATGCGTCTGGGCAAGACGGCTGCTTCGGCAGTCCAGTCCGGCTTTGCACATGCCTGGATCACGATCATCGATACGCACGTGACGACGATCGTCTCGGCGATGATTTTGTTCCTCTTCGGTACGGGGCCGGTTCGCGGATTCGCAGTGACGCTCGCGGTTGGTTTGCTGGCTAACCTGTTCACGGCGGTCTTCGTCTCGCGTGTCATCTTCGATGCAGTCCTGGCCAAGAAGGAACGTGGCGCAGCGCTGTCGATCTAA
- the secF gene encoding protein translocase subunit SecF, whose amino-acid sequence MELFRTTNIDWLGKKWYFLGFSLIFSVAGVLSMAFWHGVPRGVDFKGGTLVYVKFDSTPNEDHLRQAIDAGGIHDASIQRISGALGQVANEEVISLPESSAADTSHDAGRERVLAALNNNYHDSHFEVQQVEIVGPTAGKQLQKQAWLATIYSLIGMLVYLWFRFELIYGVAAVVAVFHDTLITVGAFSLTNQEITLTVIAAILTLIGYSMNDTIVVFDRIRENLALSRRESLTDVVNRSINQTLSRTVIASGLTFLTVLSLYLFGGEVLHGFSFALVVGILIGTYSSIAVAAPMLVAYQDWRASKGKAATLPAGKRAKS is encoded by the coding sequence GTGGAACTGTTTCGTACTACCAATATCGACTGGCTCGGGAAGAAGTGGTACTTTCTCGGGTTTTCACTCATCTTCTCCGTCGCCGGTGTGCTCAGCATGGCGTTCTGGCATGGCGTTCCGCGCGGTGTGGACTTCAAGGGCGGCACGCTCGTCTACGTCAAGTTTGATTCGACTCCGAACGAGGATCATCTTCGCCAGGCTATCGACGCGGGTGGGATTCACGATGCGAGCATTCAGCGTATTAGTGGAGCTCTGGGGCAGGTCGCGAATGAAGAGGTGATCTCGCTGCCTGAGTCTTCGGCTGCCGATACGTCCCATGATGCAGGCCGGGAGCGGGTTTTGGCTGCGTTGAACAATAACTATCATGATTCTCACTTTGAAGTGCAGCAGGTGGAGATTGTTGGGCCGACTGCGGGCAAGCAGCTTCAGAAGCAGGCGTGGCTTGCGACGATCTACTCGCTGATCGGGATGCTGGTCTATCTGTGGTTCCGCTTCGAGCTGATCTATGGCGTGGCGGCGGTCGTGGCGGTGTTTCACGATACGCTGATTACGGTTGGCGCCTTCAGTTTGACGAATCAGGAGATTACTCTTACCGTAATCGCAGCGATTCTGACGCTTATCGGCTACTCGATGAACGATACGATCGTCGTCTTTGACCGTATTCGCGAAAACCTTGCGCTTTCGCGCCGCGAGTCGCTTACGGACGTTGTCAACCGCAGCATCAACCAGACGCTGAGTCGGACGGTCATCGCCTCCGGGTTGACGTTCCTGACGGTGCTGTCGCTGTATCTCTTTGGCGGGGAAGTGCTTCACGGCTTCTCGTTTGCCCTGGTGGTCGGTATCTTGATCGGGACGTATTCTTCGATCGCCGTGGCTGCGCCGATGCTGGTTGCCTATCAGGACTGGCGTGCGTCCAAGGGTAAGGCAGCTACCTTACCAGCGGGTAAGAGAGCAAAAAGTTAG
- a CDS encoding energy transducer TonB, with amino-acid sequence MFETSLMESGGQLKTKSRYWMIGTFIFNGTILAVLILIPLIYPEALPKTAMTAMLTAPPPPPPPPPPPPPQQVVKPIKMVSEIDAGLHAPTKIPKDIKMLKEDAAPPPQVAGVAGMSGMGSGSGVPGGVLGGIGSAPTPVVKVAPPKGPARISGGVMAGSVISKTNPVYPPIAKAAHVSGAVVLHAIISKGGTIQNLQVISGPEMLRASALDAVKTWRYKPYLLNGEPTEVDTTVTVNFSFGGG; translated from the coding sequence ATGTTTGAAACTTCATTGATGGAATCCGGAGGACAGCTCAAGACCAAGTCCAGATATTGGATGATCGGGACGTTTATTTTCAACGGAACGATTCTTGCGGTCCTGATCCTGATCCCACTGATTTATCCCGAGGCCCTGCCGAAGACCGCCATGACTGCGATGTTGACGGCTCCGCCACCGCCCCCACCGCCTCCGCCTCCACCACCGCCGCAACAGGTAGTGAAGCCGATCAAGATGGTGTCCGAGATCGATGCCGGCCTGCATGCGCCGACCAAGATCCCCAAGGATATCAAGATGTTGAAGGAGGATGCAGCGCCTCCTCCGCAGGTCGCCGGTGTTGCCGGTATGTCCGGAATGGGTAGCGGCAGTGGCGTACCCGGCGGCGTGCTTGGCGGAATCGGCTCGGCTCCGACGCCTGTGGTCAAGGTTGCTCCGCCGAAAGGCCCTGCCCGCATCTCGGGTGGTGTGATGGCCGGTAGCGTCATCTCGAAGACGAACCCGGTTTATCCGCCGATTGCGAAGGCAGCTCACGTCTCTGGCGCGGTTGTGTTGCACGCAATCATCTCGAAGGGCGGGACGATCCAGAATCTTCAGGTGATCAGCGGTCCGGAGATGCTTCGGGCGAGTGCGCTCGATGCCGTGAAGACCTGGCGTTATAAGCCCTACCTTCTCAATGGTGAGCCGACCGAGGTCGATACAACGGTTACCGTCAACTTCAGCTTCGGCGGCGGCTAG
- a CDS encoding MotA/TolQ/ExbB proton channel family protein has protein sequence MILAHLTNFAHVPASLAMFFDDAQVGFSPLQLWGNMGSLAKAVVIILFIMSIWSLAVIIDRALYFSAARKQSREFAPKVAGALKDGRLEEAIKVADRSKKSHLAEVVTAGLQEFRSFGSGGNITAEQVESSKRALERSEAIVHAKLKKGLSGLATIGSTAPFIGLFGTVTGILNAFQAIATQKSSGIGAVAGGISEALVTTAFGLLVAIPAVMTFNYFTSKVEAFDVEMDNSSSELVDYFIKQSHR, from the coding sequence GTGATTCTCGCTCATCTCACCAACTTCGCTCACGTTCCCGCTTCGCTTGCCATGTTCTTCGACGACGCTCAGGTCGGCTTCAGCCCACTTCAGCTCTGGGGCAACATGGGTTCCCTTGCCAAGGCTGTTGTCATTATTCTTTTCATCATGTCGATCTGGTCGCTTGCTGTGATCATCGACCGCGCCCTGTACTTCTCGGCTGCCCGTAAGCAGTCCCGTGAGTTTGCGCCTAAGGTTGCCGGCGCGCTGAAGGATGGCCGTCTCGAAGAGGCGATCAAGGTTGCTGACCGCAGCAAGAAGTCGCACCTCGCCGAGGTTGTCACCGCTGGTCTGCAGGAGTTCCGTAGCTTCGGCTCGGGTGGCAACATCACCGCAGAGCAGGTTGAGAGCTCCAAGCGCGCTCTCGAGCGTTCTGAAGCAATCGTTCATGCCAAGCTGAAGAAAGGCCTCAGCGGTCTCGCGACGATCGGTTCGACGGCACCGTTTATCGGACTGTTCGGAACGGTTACCGGAATTCTGAACGCCTTCCAGGCGATCGCAACCCAGAAGTCTTCCGGTATCGGCGCGGTTGCCGGCGGTATCTCGGAAGCTCTCGTAACGACTGCTTTCGGTCTTCTCGTTGCCATCCCGGCCGTTATGACCTTCAACTACTTTACGAGCAAGGTTGAGGCATTCGACGTCGAGATGGATAACAGCTCGAGCGAGCTGGTCGACTACTTCATCAAGCAGAGCCACCGCTAG
- a CDS encoding ExbD/TolR family protein codes for MGINKRDEGKKVNSNINVTPMVDVMLVLLIIFMVITPMLNNKVNVDLPKADAAVVMEDANKEDAVTVAVTRDGRTFLGSDQVTVDDIGSKIAAKLENKTNKEVYFRGDSRANYGKIMDAVDGIRSAGVSQIGLLTEKTEK; via the coding sequence ATGGGTATCAACAAACGGGATGAGGGCAAGAAGGTAAACTCCAATATCAACGTCACGCCCATGGTCGACGTGATGCTGGTACTGCTGATCATCTTCATGGTTATCACCCCCATGCTCAACAATAAGGTGAACGTGGACCTGCCCAAGGCAGATGCTGCGGTCGTCATGGAAGACGCCAACAAGGAAGATGCTGTCACCGTAGCGGTTACCCGCGATGGCAGAACTTTCCTGGGCAGCGATCAGGTTACCGTAGACGACATTGGCAGCAAGATCGCGGCGAAGCTTGAGAACAAAACGAACAAAGAGGTCTACTTCCGAGGCGACTCTCGCGCGAACTACGGCAAAATTATGGACGCGGTTGACGGAATTCGTTCAGCAGGTGTGAGCCAAATCGGGCTACTGACCGAGAAGACCGAAAAGTAA
- a CDS encoding ExbD/TolR family protein encodes MGMGGGSTGGAVSEINVTPLIDVLLVLLIIFMVIVPVTPKGLDALVPQPPKKNQPDVPNDRTIVVEIQSNGAGEPAYKINETAFNKSALEPKLAEIFSARQEKVMFVKGDKDLDYSKVTEVIDFGHQAGVDNIGLMTPRVLAGQ; translated from the coding sequence ATGGGAATGGGTGGTGGAAGTACAGGCGGAGCGGTTTCAGAGATCAACGTAACGCCGCTGATCGACGTTCTATTGGTGCTGCTGATCATTTTCATGGTCATCGTGCCCGTAACTCCCAAGGGCTTGGATGCGCTAGTTCCTCAGCCGCCCAAGAAAAACCAGCCGGATGTGCCGAACGACCGAACGATTGTTGTTGAGATTCAATCCAACGGTGCGGGCGAGCCGGCGTACAAGATCAACGAAACGGCCTTCAACAAATCGGCTCTTGAGCCGAAGCTTGCCGAGATCTTCTCAGCTCGCCAAGAGAAGGTGATGTTCGTGAAGGGCGACAAGGATCTCGATTACAGCAAGGTCACCGAGGTGATCGACTTCGGCCATCAGGCAGGCGTCGATAACATCGGCCTGATGACCCCGCGCGTCCTGGCGGGACAGTAA